One window from the genome of Salvelinus fontinalis isolate EN_2023a chromosome 3, ASM2944872v1, whole genome shotgun sequence encodes:
- the LOC129851081 gene encoding DNA-binding protein inhibitor ID-1-like yields MKVVGPTCALKSKVGGKDMVRCLSDQSLSISKCKIPLLDEQMTVFLQDMNSCYSKLKELVPTLPTNKKASKVEILQHVIDYIWDLQVELDEPENNRQQSSVPRTPLTTLNAELASITVENGCSDDRIMCR; encoded by the exons ATGAAGGTTGTCGGACCTACCTGCGCACTGAAGAGCAAGGTTGGAGGCAAGGACATGGTGCGGTGCCTATCCGACCAGAGCCTTTCCATCTCCAAATGTAAGATCCCGCTGCTGGACGAGCAGATGACCGTGTTTCTGCAGGACATGAACAGCTGTTATAGCAAGCTGAAGGAGCTGGTCCCCACTCTGCCTACCAACAAGAAGGCCAGCAAGGTGGAGATCCTCCAACACGTCATTGACTACATCTGGGACCTGCAGGTCGAACTGGACGAGCCGGAAAATAACCGCCAGCAGAGCAGCGTGCCCCGCACACCTCTGACAACCCTGAACGCAGAGCTGGCCAGCATCACTGTCGAG AATGGATGCTCGGATGACAGAATCATGTGCCGCTAG